ATTTTCCTGAACGATCGTTACTCTTATTTATCACGGCTTGTGTGATTTTAGTCACGTTAGTTGGAGGGATTCTTGTTTTACCATTTTTAACTGACTCAGATGAGATTGAAAATACAAACATGCAAGGCATAATGCTGTTGCAAGAGGTTATCGAAAAACTTAAAAAGATAAATCAAGAAGATCCACATGTTGAAATGAATGTTGTGATTGAAAATTATCAAGATCGCGTAAAAGAACTGTATACAGAGCAACTCCCATCAGATCAACGACAAGAAGTACAGGAGTTACGTGCATTGATTGTTTCGATTGAACGAGATGGTTTGGAGGAGAGCTTTCGCCAAAAAGAAATCGGAATCGAAGGTTATCGGTTATATGAACGTTTGATATCAAGAATGGAACGATCAATTGCCAGGCAGTTACTATCGATTATCGGTTTTTGGTTACTGTTTGTTCGCCAAATTATTGCGTTTTTTATTCATCCAAAGCATTTATTCGCTAAGAAAGATGAAGAAAATAGACGAGAATTTCAAAAAGAAGAACTAGAAAATGTTCGCCAAGTCTTTTTACAAAATACAGAAGTTATTTTGAAGAGTTTGGATAATCTAAATGGTGTTTACGATGAGGAAATCATTCGTTTCTTTATTGAAGGACGGCTACAATTGGCGCATAGGCTAGAAGATGGGACTTTTATTGATTCTTTTATTGTTCGCTCTCAATCTAACTATGTAAAAGAACTATTGATTGGCTATCAGGAAGAACGAAAAGTGATCGATGAATATGAGATCTCTGGAAAAATATCTTCTCTTGAAGCAAATGAATATCGGAAAAATGTCAATTTGCTAGAATCCTATTCGATCAACGATATTTCAAGTGCTGTTCCACTAAGGAAACTGACAAGAGAATTAAAAAAAGAAGCAGACTAAGAAAACTAGCTTCTTTTTTTTACATTTTTTTGATACAATAAGCAGGATGAAAAGGGCGTGAGCAGATGAATGAGTTAAAAGTAACTGAATTAACGAAAACATATGGAGAGAAAACATTATTTGATCACATTTCTTTCCATATTCATGATAAAGACCGGATTGGCTTGATCGGGACAAATGGCACTGGAAAAACTAGTTTGTTGAATATTCTTGCGGGTAAGGCTGGTGGAGATGGTGATGGTCAGGCGATCCAACAGCCAAATGACTATCAAGTCGGCTATCTTTCTCAAGATAAAGAGTTTGATCCAGAGCTATCCGTTGTAGAAGCCGTGTTCCAAGGAGAAACGCCAATTATTCAAGCAGTTAAAAACTATGAGTTGGCGCTACTTGCATTAGCGGAAGACGGACTAGATCCTACCGTTCAAAAACAATATGCTCAAGCAGAAGAACGCATGAATAAAGAAGATGCGTGGACAGCAGATACAGATGCTAAAATTATTTTACAAAAACTAGGGATTGAAACCTTGCACAAAAAAATAGGTGAGTTATCTGGTGGACAAAAGAAACGTGTCAGTCTTGCTCAAGTATTGATTGAATCACCTGATTTACTATTATTGGATGAACCAACCAACCATCTGGATTATGAAGCGATCAATTGGCTAGAAAGCTTTTTGAACGGTTACCGCGGAGCTATTTTGATGGTGACTCACGATCGTTACTTTTTAGATCGGGTCACAAATCGAATCTTCGAACTTTCTTTTGGAAAACTATACGAATACAAGGGGAATTACGAGGCGTATATCATTGCTAAGGCTGAACGTGAACGAGTTGGTGTTGAACAAGAAGAAAAAAGAAAACAACTCTACAAACAAGAACTGGAATGGATGCGAGCCGGTGTTAAAGCTCGAGGAACCAAACAACAAGCGCGGCAAGATCGTTTCCATGACCTAAAAGAAAATCTCCATCAAGTCAATCAAAAAGGTCAGCTAGAAATGGATATTGCAACCCAGAGATTAGGTAAAAAAGTCTTAGAAATTCAAAATGGTGACTATCAAATCGAACATAAAACAATTTTAAAAGAATTTGATTTGCTTATTCAAGCAAAAGATCGGATTGGGATTACTGGAAAAAATGGTGCTGGCAAATCAACATTATTAAATATCCTTGCTGGTCGTCTAGAGTTAGACGGTGGATTCTATTCAATTGGTGAAACAGTTAACTTGGCTTACTATACGCAACAAAATGAAGCGATGGACCCTAACCAACGCATGATTTCTTATTTACAAGAAGCGGCGGAACAAGTGCAACGGGGCGATGGAACAACCATCGGTGTGGCTGAATTATTGGAACGGTTTTTATTTCCTCGTTTCATGCATGGAACAGTTATTGGGAAACTATCTGGTGGTGAAAAACGTCGGCTGTATTTATTAAAACTTTTGATTGGTCAACCAAATGTGTTATTATTGGACGAGCCGACAAATGATTTAGATATTGATACCTTAACTCTTTTAGAGGATTATATTCAAACATTTAAAGGTGCTGTGATCGCTGTTTCTCATGACCGTTATTTTCTTGATAAAACAATGGATAAACTACTGGTTTTTCAAGGAGAAGGTCACATCACGACTTATTTTGGATCGATGAGCGACTATTTAGCGGTAAGTAAAGAGCCAGCGAAAAAAGTAACGAAGGCAGAAGTAAGACCGACTAGCGAAGTTGAAAAGAAAGCAAAAACAAAGTTAACTTACATGGAACAAAGAGAATGGGAAACAATTGAAACAGATATAGCACATCTTGAAGAGCAATCAGCTAAAATTACAGAAGAGATGAATCATCAAGGTGATGACTTTACGAAACTACAACAGCTTCAAACAGAATTGGCAAGAGTGGAAGAAGAGCTGGATGAAAAGATGGAACGCTGGGAATATTTGAGTGAATTTGCAGAAAACTAGGAGGCACAAACTATGGAAGAAGCATACTTAGCATTAGGCCGTAAAATTTTAGAGGAAGGTCATCTAAAAGAAGACCGGACTGGAACAGGGACGCGGAGTATTTTTGGGCATCAAATGCGTTTTGATTTATCTGAGGGATTTCCCTTATTAACGACTAAACGAGTGCCTTTCGGCTTGATCAAAAGCGAACTTTTATGGTTTTTGAATGGTGACACCAATATTCGTTACCTCTTACAACATAACAATCATATTTGGGATGAATGGGCATTTGAACGTTATGTAAAAAGTGATGATTACAAGGGTCCAGATATGACTGATTTTGGTCATCGTGTCCTAACAGACGAAGTATTTAAGCAAAATTACGAAATAGAACATAAAAAATTCTGTGAGGCGATTTTATCGGATGAGGTATTTGCTGCCAAACATGGTGAATTAGGCAACATTTATGGTGCGCAATGGCGCCATTGGGAGACCAAAGAGGGTGGATTTATCGATCAATTAAAAAATGTTATTACGATGATCAAAAAAACACCAGATTCAAGACGCTTGATCGTCTCGGCTTGGAATCCAGAAGATGTTCCTTCGATGGCGTTACCGCCATGTCATACGATGTTTCAATTTTATGTAAATGATGGAAAATTAAGTTGTCAATTATATCAACGTAGCGGGGATGTTTTTCTAGGTGTACCCTTCAACATTGCTAGTTATGCTTTGTTGACTCATTTGATTGCGCATGAAACAGGTTTAGAAGTAGGCGATTTTGTTCATACGATTGGCGATGCTCACTTGTATACTAACCACATCGAGCAAATGAATGAACAACTGGTTCGAGAAGTTCGAGCTTTCCCGACATTAAAATTAAATCAAGAAAAAAAATCGGTATTTGATTTTGAAATGGAAGATATTGTCATTGAAGGATATGAACCGCATCCTGCAATCAAGGCGCCAATTGCCGTTTAATTTGAAAGGAGTTCCCCGATGTTAGCAGCCATATGGGCACAAGATGAACAAGGAACGATTGGAAAGAAAAATCGCTTACCTTGGCATTTGCCAAATGATCTGAAGTTTTTTAAACAAATGACGGAAGATAACACTATTGTGATGGGTAGAAAGACTTTTGAGGGAATGGGTAGCCGCCCGTTACCAAATCGTCAAACAATTGTTTTAACCAGAGATAAAGGATACCAAGCAGAAGGAGTCACTGTATTTCATACTGTGGGAGAGGTGCTCGAATACGCAAGATCTTTTGCTGGAATTACGTTTATTTCAGGTGGTTCAGCGGTATATGAGGATTTTTTACCTTATTGTGATGTGTTGTATCGCACTGTTATTGATCATTCATTTGAAGGTGATACCAAATTTCCTGCTGTTGCTTGGGATGATTGGACATTGATCAACTTAAGTGAAGGGGAGCAAGATGAAAATAATCGTTATGCTTACCAATTTGAGACCTATCAGCGTAAAGTGACTGCAGAGTAAAATTATTTATGCTACTTATATAAAAGAAACAAATAGCCTGATACATAACTCTTCACGTTATGTATCAGGCTATTATTATCCGAATAAACGGTAGGTAGCAGCGATCTTTCTTATTTTTCAGAATTAGCCGCTTTTGTCCCAACCTCTTTGTTTCTAAATATGATTGCGATATAAACCAACAACTTTACCTAAGATACTGACATTATTTAAAATAATTGGATCCAAAGCATCATTTTCTGGCTGAAGACGAACATGATCCGTTTCTTTAAAGAAACGTTTACAGGTTGCTTCATCTTCATCAGTCATAGCGATAACGATATCACCGTTTGAGGCAGTACTTTGTTTGCGGACAATGACTTGATCACCATCTAATATCCCAGCATTGATCATACTTTCTCCTCGAATCGTCAGCATGAATAAAGCATTTTCTTCTGTTCTTAGATCAGGTGGAAGCGGGAAGAAGTCAGATGCTTCTTCAACTGCTAAAATAGGTTCACCAGCTGTAACAACACCAAGCATAGGGATCACAGTAGGTTTGACCCCAATTCTTTCTAGACCGTCCGCTGTTAACTCAATGGCTCTTGGCTTTGTAGGATCACGCAGGATCATCCCTTTTTTCTCTAAACGGGCTAAATGGCCATGGACAGTGGATGTCGAGGAAAGGTCAACTGCTTTTCCAATCTCTCTTACAGTTGGAGGGTAGCCTTTAAGTTCAACTTGTTCATATATATATTTTAGTACTTCGATTTGTCTTGTGTCTGTACGTTTCACCACAATCCGCACCTTCTTTCAATTTATATTTTTAGTGTACCATAGTTTTGTACAGGAATCAAACAAGCGTTCGTGTTTATGATAAACATGGATTTAGGTTATTTTTACTAAAAAGTAAGTAGGTTTTTCAATACTAATTTCTGTATCTAATAGTTTTTGTTTTCCTTTTTTATTAAGAATATAGTTGTATTTTTGGCGCTCATCTTATAAGATAGACATGGAAAGTAAAGGAGGCAAAAGCATGTTATCATCAGAAAAAATGAACCGTATCAACGAACTTGCCAAAAAAGCAAAAGAAAATGAGTTGACTGAAAAAGAAAAAGAAGAACAAAAAGTTCTTCGTCAAGAATATCTAGCTGCTTTCCGCGGCGGTATGCGTCACCATATCGAAGGCATGAAAGTCGTTGATCCTAAAGGAAACGACGTTACACCAGAGAAGTTAAAAGAGATCCAAAAGGCAAAAGGCCTGCATAATAGAAAATAATTTCAGTTTTTTTTACTAAAAGTAATTGCTTTCATAAACGAAATACGCTAAACTATAGTTAATAAAGGTAAAAAAAACCTAAATAGGAGATGATTTTTTTGTTTGACAACACTGATCAGTTAGGCGTCAACACGATTCGTACATTGAGTATTGAAGCGGTACAAAAAGCAAACTCAGGCCATCCTGGCTTACCAATGGGTGCTGCACCTATGGCATATGCACTTTGGACAAAACATTTGAAAGTTAACCCAAAAACTGCTAGAAATTGGGTAGATAGAGACCGCTTCATTCTTTCTGCAGGTCATGGTTCTGCAATGCTTTATAGCTTACTTCATTTAGCAGGATACAGTGTAACAATGGATGATTTGAAGAGTTTCCGTCAATGGGGTAGTAAAACTCCAGGGCATCCTGAAGTCCATCATACAGATGGTGTTGAAGCGACTACTGGTCCTTTAGGTCAAGGGATTGCAATGGCAGTTGGAATGGCGATGGCTGAAGCGCACACTGCTGCGACATATAATCGCGATAGTTTCCCTGTGATCGATCACTATACGTATGCTTTATGCGGCGATGGCGATTTGATGGAAGGTGTTTCTCAAGAAGCGAGCTCGATGGCTGGGCACATGAAATTGGGCAAACTGATCGTATTATACGATTCAAATGATATTTCTTTAGATGGGCCAACTTCAAAAGCCTTCACAGAAAATGTTGGAGCTCGTTATGAAGCATACGGTTGGCAACATATTTTAGTGAAAGATGGTAATGATTTAGAAGAAATTTCTAAAGCAATTGAAACAGCTAAAGCTGAATCAGATAAACCAACCTTGATCGAAGTCAAAACAGTTATTGGTTATGGTGCTCCAAAAGAAGGCACATCTTCTGTTCATGGTGCCCCAATCGGAGCAGATGGTATTACTGCGGCTAAAGCTGTTTATGGTTGGGAATATCCTGATTTTACTGTTCCGGAAGAAGTTGCTGCTCGTTTTAAAGAAACAATGATAGAAAAAGGCGGCAAAGCTGAAACTAACTGGAATGACATGTTTGCAAACTATACAAAAGCACATCCTGAATTAGCAAAACAATTCAAACAAGCTTTTGCGGATGAACTTCCTGAAAATTGGGATAACGAATTACCAACTTATGAGGTAGGGTCAAGTGCTGCAAGTCGCGTAACAAGTAAAGAAACAATTCAAGCAATCTCTAAAGCTGTTCCAGGTTTTTGGGGCGGTTCCGCTGATTTATCTGCATCAAACAATACAATGGTTGCAGCAGAAAAAGATTTTGAACCAGGTCAATATGAAGGCCGCAATATTTGGTTTGGCGTTCGTGAGTTTGCCATGGCTGCAGCGATGAACGGAATTCAATTACATGGTGGTAGCCGTGTATATGGTGGAACATTCTTTGTCTTTACTGATTATTTACGTCCTGCGGTTCGTTTAGCAGCGATTCAAAATACTCCTGTAACTTATGTACTGACGCATGATTCTGTAGCGGTAGGGGAAGATGGCCCAACGCATGAACCTGTTGAGCAATTAGCAAGTATTCGTTGCATGCCTGGTGTTCAAGTAATTCGTCCAGCTGATGGAAACGAAACAGTTGCTGCATGGAAAATAGCTATGACGACTAAAGATGCTCCGACTGTTTTAGTTTTAAGTCGCCAAAACTTACCAGTTATTGAAGGAACTAAAGAACATGCTGGAGAGCTAGTTCAAAAAGGTGCATATGTGATTTCTAAGCAAAAAGGGGACAAACCAGAAGGAATCCTAATTGCAACTGGTTCAGAAGTGAACTTAGCCATTGAAACTCAAAAAGCATTGGCAGAACAAGGTCAAGATGTTTCAGTCGTTTCAATGCCAAGTTTCGATTTATTTGAAAAGCAAACAGCAGAATATAAAGAATCTGTTTTACCTAAAGCTGTGACTAAGCGTGTGGCAATCGAAGCGGCTTCACCATTTGGGTGGGAACGTTATGTTGGTACAGCCGGTACAACTGTGACGATCAATCACTTTGGCGCTTCTGCTCCTGGCGATTTAGTCTTAAAAGAATTTGGCTTTACAGTTGAAAATGTCGTAACAAAATATAATGAGTTATAAATAGCAAGTATTTAGTTAGTGAAAAAGCAAAAGTCCTAATCAGCTGGACTTTTGCTTTTTTTGTTGGGTAAATAGATTGTATGATTTGTAAAAAACTAAATAGAAGAGAGAATGTAATATTTGTGTAATATTTGCAATAGTTTTCTATTTATTAGAAAAAAGTTAATAAATAGAAAAATAAAGGATTCTTGCCGGAAAATCCAGTCGAAAAACAGACACTATGTAAACTGAACAAAACAATTGCACCTGAAATTATAAAACAAAAATTTCAGCTAGATTACGCTCACTTTAAAACTTCAAATTTCAGGAGTAAATAATTGTTTATAAAAAATTCCACGAGTAAAATGATGTTACGATGTTCTATTGAGGAGGAACAAATGAATGGACGAGATCAAAACAAGAAGTAGTAGACACCAACAAAAAACACAGAAGAATAATCATAAAAGAATGGTTTCTGTGATTGGGACTTCATTAGTATTTCTTCCTGTCGCAGGGAATCTGTTACCATTGGGTGTTCAAGCAACAGAAGTTGAAACTCAAGGAGCAGTTTCACAACAAGCATTTATTGATTCTATTGGATACTCAGCTGCTTCAGTAGCGGATGCAAATGATTTATATGCCTCTGTCATGATTGCTCAAGCATTATTAGAGAGTAGTTATGGAACTTCAGGTTTAGCCGCGGCTCCAAACTATAATTTATTCGGTGTCAAAGGAAGCTATGGCGGACAAACAGTTTATATGCCTACAGCTGAATATTTGAATGGTGAATGGGTCACTGTAACCGAACCATTTAGAAGTTATCCATCCTATACTGAGTCGTTTCAAGACCATGCTAACGTGCTTAAAACAACGATAGCTTCAAGTGGTAACTATCATTACTCTGGTGTATGGAAAAGTAATACAACGAGTTATATGGATGCAACAGCGGCTTTAGCTGGTCGCTATGCAACGGATCCTAACTATGCAAGTAAATTGAACTGGTTGATTTCTGCCTACGGTTTAACAGCGTACGATAGTGGTAGTACCGTAGCCACTACAGGTTATGAAAACCAAGCAAGTAGCGATCAAACAGCAATTGGACAGAGTAGTGCTACAGTTGCTGGGCAAACATACACAGTAGCCTCTGGTGACACTCTTTGGGGAATCGCTGAAAAATACGGAGTTTCAGTGGATCAATTGATGGCTTCAAATGGTATTACAGCTGAATTGATCACTGTAGGACAAGTGTTACAAGTTGCCTAAGAAAAGCTATCAACAATTCGTCATCTGGATGACGAATTGTTGATAGCTTTATTTTTATCGTTTTCCAGATCGCAATTCTTCTAAACGACGTTGACGATTTTTAGTTAGATCTTTGATTCTCGGGCGAGGTAGAATCGACTCCGAAGTTGTAGTTGACTCCATTGAATGTGTTAAAGAATTATTTACATCAAACTGTTTTAAATAGTCAAGAACTTCGCGGACAATTTGTGTTGGAGTAGAAGCACCTGCCGTCACGGCTACTTGCTCCACATCATATAACCATTTAGGATCGATTTGTGATACATCAGATATGCGGTGGGCAGGAACACCAGCCTGTTCAATGGAAACTTGAGCTAAACGATTGCTGTTATTACTTTTAGGATCACCAACAACGAGCGTTAAGTCACAACCTTGTGCTTGCTCAACAACGGCTTCTTGGCGAACTTGAGTTGCTTTACAAATATCTTTATGAATAAGCACATTACGATATTTTTTTTGAATCAATTCCATCAAATCGCTAACATCCCATTGGCTCATGGTTGTTTGGTTGGTGACAAAAATTTTATCAGAGTGTAAGTCTAAATCAGCAATATCTGCTTGATTAGCGACTAAATGAACATGTTCTGGCGATACACCCAAAGCGCCTTCAGGTTCAGGATGATTTTTTTTACCAATATAAATGATTTCATAGCCTTCTGTAACCTTTGTTTCAATCAACTCATGGGTGATCGTCACATCAGGACAAGTTGCATCAATCACGGTCAAGCCTTTTTCAACCGCTAATCGTTTGACTTTTGGTGAAGTTCCGTGAGCTGTAAAGATAACCGTTCCTTGATCAACTTGTGCTAAAATATCTTTACGACTAGCTCCATCTAAAGTGCGGATCCCGATGCTTTCAAAGGCGTCAGTCACATGTTTATTATGAACGATCATCCCTAAGATATAAATCGGGCGAGGCAAATTTTCATCAAGCGAGGCATTTCTAGCGATGACCATTGCATCAACAACCCCATAACAATAGCCTCGCGGACTAATATTAATAATTTTCATAAATAAAATAACTCCTACTTTACTATTTTTAAAGTCTCCTATACTATACAACATTACAACATGTTTGTTAAATTTGTTTAAAGAGAACTTATCAATTGACTAACAGTTGCAAAATGATAGCCAGATAAGTTGATATAAGCTATTATAAACACAAGACAGATTTTTTAGCTATATGAATATCAAACTGGAGGAATGAATCATGACTCAAATTTTTAACTCAGTTACTGAATTGATAGGGAAGACACCCATTGTAAAGTTAGGTCAGATTGTCCCAGATGGAGCGGCTGACGTTTTTGTGAAACTTGAATTTTTCAATCCCGGTGGAAGTGTAAAAGATCGGATTGCTTTAAGTATGATCGAGACTGCTGAAAAAAATGGCCAACTGAAAGCGGGAGATACAATTGTAGAACCTACTAGTGGGAATACTGGAATTGGTTTGGCAATGGTCGGCGCTGCAAAAGGCTATAAAGTCGTTATCGTAATGCCTGATACAATGAGTATTGAGCGTAGAAAATTAATGCAGGCGTACGGTGCTGAGTTATTGTTGACTCCAGGAGCTGAAGGAATGAAAGGTGCAATTGCCAAAGCGACAACGTTATCTGAAAAAGATGGCTTTTTCATGCCGATGCAGTTTGATAATCCAGCTAATCCGTCAACTCATGAAAAAAGGACTGGCAAAGAAATTCAGGATGTTTTTGGACCGGCCGGTTTGGATGCGTTTGTGGCTGGAGTAGGTACTGGTGGCACGATTACAGGTGTTGGGAAAGAGTTAAAACGTGTTTATCCAAAAATTTCGATTGTTGCTGTAGAACCAACCGAATCACCTGTTTTAGAAGGCGGTTCTCCAGGACCGCATAAAATTCAGGGGATCGGCGCTGGTTTTATTCCAAAAGTGTTAAATACAGAAATTTATAGTGAAATAATTGCAGTACCAAGTGAAGAGGCTATGGAAACCGCCCGTCAATTAGCAACTAAAGAAGGTTTACTTGTTGGAATCTCAGCAGGGGCAGCCGTAAACGCTGCAATCCAAGTTGCCAAAGAGTTAGGTGCTGGGAAAAAAGTACTGACTGTTATTCCTGATAACGGGGAACGATATCTGTCAACGGCTTTATATAATTTTCCTGAATAACTAGCGATTGAAAGAGAAGACGTAAATTTGCGTCTTCTCTTTTTTACTTGATCAACCACTCAAATAGTATGTAATAGTTTAAAAAAATACAAAAAATTGAGATAAACCTGCCATTTCCCCTACTATTTGCACGATTATTCTTGTCAAGTCAGATTAGAAATAGTATCATTTAGGAAAGAAGACTGGGAGGGGAACCAAATGGATAACATATTGGTAAAGAATGCACTTGAAGAATTAAAAGAAGCCAATATTCGTATTACTCCTCAAAGATATGCAATCTTGGAATATCTAATTGAGAATCATAGCCATCCAACAGCTGATGAAATTTATCGTTCACTAGAAGATCGTTTTCCAAATATGAGTGTTGCGACTGTTTATAATAATTTACGTTTGTTTACTGATATTGGTTTTGTTCAGGAAATGAATTATGGTGATGCATCTAGCCGATTTGACTTTAGTTCAAAAAAACACTACCATGCAATCTGCCAAAATTGTGGCAAAATTGTTGATTTCCATTATCCGGGCTTGGAAGATGTAGAGATGGCAGCAAGTAAATTGACTGGCTTTGAAATCAACGAACACCGACTAGAATTATATGGATTATGTCCTGATTGTCAAAAAGCCAAAAAAGAATGAAATGAGTGATAGAATGAGATCAATCCACACGGATAAGGCACCAAAAGCAATCGGCCCTTATGTACAGGGAAATATTGTGAATGGGCTATTATTTGCTTCAGGTCAAGTCCCGTTAAATCCTGAGACTGGAGATGTTACTGGTACTACCATAGAAGAGCAAACACAACAAGTTTTGAAAAATATCGCAGCCATTCTCGCAGAAGTAGGGAGTGACTTTGATCATATTGTTAAAACAACTTGCTTTTTAAAAGACATGAACGACTTTGTTGCGTTCAACGAAGTTTATGCTACAGCATTTACAAATCATTTACCAGCTAGGTCAGCTGTAGAAGTAGCCCGCTTACCTAAAGATGTTCTGATTGAGATAGAAATTATTGCGATGGTTAATGAATAATTCTTTGATTTCACAAGCTAAGAAACGAATGTTTCTTAGCTTTTTTTGTTGTAAAAACGGCATTCCTTTCAAAGAGAATGATTATTCAAATGAAAAAACAGTAAAAAATAGAGAAGTTTGTGAAAAAATAAGTTAATGATTCACAAGCAAAGAACTCGAATACGCATCCTCACTTTGTTATATTTTTAGTATACCAATAGATTTTTATTAAAATCGTTGGTGAAAAATTTAACTTGAAAGAAGGGATTTACAAAATGAAAGTCGTAGTCGTAGGATGTACGCATGCAGGAACAGCTGCAGTCAAAAGTATTTTAACAAATCACCCAAATGCGGAGGTAACCGTTTATGAACGAAATGATAATGTATCATTTTTATCATGTGGTATCGCGCTATATGTTGGAGGAGTAGTGAAGGAGGCTGACAGTTTATTCTATTCAAGTCCTGAAGAACTAGCGTCACTAGGTGCTACAGTTAAAATGGAACATGAAGTCGAAACCATCGATGTTGATCATAAAACAATCACTGCAAAAGATTTGAACACAGGCAAAGTTGAAACAAAAGAATATGATAAATTAGTCATGACCACAGGTTCGTGGCCAATCGTTCCTCCAATCAAGGGAATCGATGCTGAAAACATTTTATTATGTAAAAACTTTAACCAAGCAAACGTAATTATCGAACGTGCAAAAGATGCGAAGAAAGTTGTCGTTGTTGGTGGAGGTTACATTGGTATCGAATTGGTAGAAGCTTTTGTAGAATCAGGTAAAGATGTTACTTTGATCGA
The DNA window shown above is from Enterococcus sp. 12C11_DIV0727 and carries:
- a CDS encoding RidA family protein, producing MRSIHTDKAPKAIGPYVQGNIVNGLLFASGQVPLNPETGDVTGTTIEEQTQQVLKNIAAILAEVGSDFDHIVKTTCFLKDMNDFVAFNEVYATAFTNHLPARSAVEVARLPKDVLIEIEIIAMVNE
- the perR gene encoding peroxide-responsive transcriptional repressor PerR, yielding MDNILVKNALEELKEANIRITPQRYAILEYLIENHSHPTADEIYRSLEDRFPNMSVATVYNNLRLFTDIGFVQEMNYGDASSRFDFSSKKHYHAICQNCGKIVDFHYPGLEDVEMAASKLTGFEINEHRLELYGLCPDCQKAKKE
- the cysK gene encoding cysteine synthase A; this translates as MTQIFNSVTELIGKTPIVKLGQIVPDGAADVFVKLEFFNPGGSVKDRIALSMIETAEKNGQLKAGDTIVEPTSGNTGIGLAMVGAAKGYKVVIVMPDTMSIERRKLMQAYGAELLLTPGAEGMKGAIAKATTLSEKDGFFMPMQFDNPANPSTHEKRTGKEIQDVFGPAGLDAFVAGVGTGGTITGVGKELKRVYPKISIVAVEPTESPVLEGGSPGPHKIQGIGAGFIPKVLNTEIYSEIIAVPSEEAMETARQLATKEGLLVGISAGAAVNAAIQVAKELGAGKKVLTVIPDNGERYLSTALYNFPE